The genomic interval AAAAGTTAAAGAAAGACAATTAGGGGTGATATTTTTAGTTCAAAATAAAGATCAATTATTAGAAATAAATAATGAAATGGTATCAGCTTTAGGAATACAAGCTTCTATTGCCATTGATAATGCTATAAGTTATGCTGAACTTTTAGAAAAAGAAAGAATTTCTCAAGAATTAGAATTGGCTTCCTCTATTCAGAAGCAAATATTACCAAAAGGTTTTGAAAAAATAAAAGGTATGGATATAGCAACATATTTCTCTCCTGCCAAAGAGATTGGTGGAGATTACTATGATCTTGCTTTAAAGGATAATATTTTATCTATTACCATAGCAGATGTAAGTGGTAAGGGTGTTCCTGCTTCTTTTCTTATGGCTTTATCAAGATCTATGTTAAAAACTATAAACTATGTTTCTAGTTTCAAACCTGCTGAAGAACTTAATTTATTTAATAAAATAGTTTATCCTGATATAACTGAAGATATGTTTATAACTGTTATGAATACAGAACTTGATTTGAATTCTTCTATATTTACTTATTCAAGTGCTGGTCATAATCCTTTAGTTGTGTATAGAAAAGAAAGCGACACTGTGGAACTATATGGAACAAAAGGAGTTGCTGTTGGTTTTATTGAAAACTATTCTTATAAAGAAAATAGTTTTGAACTTAAAAATGGAGATATAGTAGTATTCTATACTGATGGTATTATAGAATGTGAAAATAAAAGAAGAGAATTATTTGGAACTCAAAGGCTTTTAGATGTAATATATAAAAATAAAAACCTTTCTTCTAAAGAAATAAAAGGAAAAATACTTGAAGCCATTGAGGATTTCAGAAAAGATTACGAGCAAAACGACGATATAACTTTTGTTATATTAAAATCAGTCAAAAAATAGATAAGGAGTTGATTATGAGTAATAATAATAGACCTTCCATTGGAGGACAAGCTGTTATTGAAGGGGTTATGATGAGAGGAACAGAATGCCTTGCAACAGCTGTTAGAAAACCTAGTGGAGAAATTGTATACAAAAAAACTAAAATTATTGGTAAGAATAGCAATTTTGCTAAAAAACCTTTTATAAGAGGTGTCTTAATGTTATTTGAATCTCTTGTAATAGGAGTAAAAGAACTTACTTTTTCTGCTAATCAAGCAGGAGAAGAAGATGAAAAATTAAGTCATAAAGAAGCAGTATTCACAACTTTATTTTCTTTAGCATTAGGAATAGGAATTTTTATAGTTCTTCCTTCATTGGTTGGAAGCTTTATATTTCCAGAAAATAAAATGTATGCCAATTTAACTGAAGCTATACTAAGACTTATTATTTTTATAGGTTATATTTGGGGAATTTCTTTTTCTAAAGAAGTTGGAAGAGTTTTTGAATATCATGGGGCTGAGCATAAATCTATATACA from Fusobacterium pseudoperiodonticum carries:
- a CDS encoding PP2C family protein-serine/threonine phosphatase, translating into MIIAFYMIVAFLIFIFFTYIYIKKLVNHYINEELKIISGLNNKERLNDLPDNIKTEYTQTLEKIIKQENELNNSIDELKVYRDELDVTYSTLVSKSSQLEYTNSLLEKRVRNLSNLNHISRVALSMFNIDKIVETLADAYFVLTATSRISIYLWEGDTLVNKKIKGSIDYTESISYPMNLLSKFTNEDFSKIYSDLSRKITILNDEKVIITPLKVKERQLGVIFLVQNKDQLLEINNEMVSALGIQASIAIDNAISYAELLEKERISQELELASSIQKQILPKGFEKIKGMDIATYFSPAKEIGGDYYDLALKDNILSITIADVSGKGVPASFLMALSRSMLKTINYVSSFKPAEELNLFNKIVYPDITEDMFITVMNTELDLNSSIFTYSSAGHNPLVVYRKESDTVELYGTKGVAVGFIENYSYKENSFELKNGDIVVFYTDGIIECENKRRELFGTQRLLDVIYKNKNLSSKEIKGKILEAIEDFRKDYEQNDDITFVILKSVKK
- a CDS encoding DUF1385 domain-containing protein — translated: MSNNNRPSIGGQAVIEGVMMRGTECLATAVRKPSGEIVYKKTKIIGKNSNFAKKPFIRGVLMLFESLVIGVKELTFSANQAGEEDEKLSHKEAVFTTLFSLALGIGIFIVLPSLVGSFIFPENKMYANLTEAILRLIIFIGYIWGISFSKEVGRVFEYHGAEHKSIYTYENGLELTPENAKKFTTLHPRCGTSFLFIVMFIAIIVFSVIDYILPIPTNLFSKFLLKVVVRIVLMPVIASLAYELQKYSSCHLNNPLIKLISLPGLALQKITTREPDLDELEVAIVAIKASLGQEVNNATEVFE